The following coding sequences lie in one Vespa velutina chromosome 24, iVesVel2.1, whole genome shotgun sequence genomic window:
- the LOC124957141 gene encoding LOW QUALITY PROTEIN: putative methyltransferase-like protein 7A (The sequence of the model RefSeq protein was modified relative to this genomic sequence to represent the inferred CDS: deleted 3 bases in 2 codons; substituted 2 bases at 2 genomic stop codons), which produces MKKWWIDVGVDVDGDIDGGDVTVIIWLRDTATFYGKIIITIFILILMIVRNWMRLCEIVYESYLVGFELEFAELAFPYKKELFKILETIISNDELLKSMGCIRLVEIGVKTEAXLMFSDDNIQFYPNNTHFIDVDWNVRLAEYLNNKNRTLXFGHINVERLIIGDGSNLKQMKNGTVDVVASIRSFCSIKSPLNTFDEIKRILAPNGKYIFTEHVPEKKIGYIVRWLQILLTRPGLWPSLFGNFRLNFDFMKEIKSAGFKRIKSKSIALNGRPVSQIFHLKLTGRHVLGVTIR; this is translated from the exons TAACAGTGATTATATGGTTGAGAGACACTGCGACATTCTATGGgaaaataatcataacaatttttatattaatattaatgatcgtTCGAAATTGGATGAGATTATGTGAGATCGTTTATGAATCATATCTCGTTGGTTTCGAATTGGAATTTGCCGAGCTTGCGTTCCCTTAcaaaaaggaattatttaaaatacttgaaacaataatatcgaacgacgaattattaaaatctatgGGATGCATTAGATTGGTCGAAATAGGCGTTAAAACAGAAGCATaatt AATGTTTTCAGAcgataatattcaattttatccAAACAATACTCACTTTATCGATGTTGATTGGAACGTAAGGTTAGCCGAATAtcttaacaataaaaatcgtacCTTGTAATTTGGGCATATTAACGTCGAACGTCTTATAATTGGCGATGGTAgtaatttaaaacaaatgaaaaatggaaCGGTCGATGTAGTCGCATCGATTAGATCCTTCTGTTCGATAAAATCACCGTTAAACACGTTCGATGAAATCAAAAGGATACTTGCACCG aatggaaaatatatttttacggaGCATGttcccgaaaaaaaa ataggttaTATCGTACGTTGGCTTCAAATATTGTTAACGCGACCTGGTTTGTGGCCCTCGTTGTTTGGAAATTTC CGTTTGAATTTCGACtttatgaaagaaatcaaaagcGCAGGTTTCAAACGCATTAAATCAAAATCGATTGCGTTAAATGGACGGCCAGTTTCTCAGATTTTCCATTTGAAATTAACCGGTCGGCATGTATTAGGAGTAACAATAAGATAA